The Macellibacteroides fermentans genome includes the window AAAGCATTGTTAATGTTACAGCTGGATTTATCAGTCTTTTCAGCCTGTACGTTTCCAGCAAGCCCAAAGATAAGTCGCATCCATTTGGTCATGGTAAAGTAGAGCTTATCTCTGCATCAATAGAGGGTATACTTATCATGGTGGCAGGTTTGCTAATTATCTACGAAGCCATTAAGCGTCTTTACGAGCCTACACTTATCAGTAAACTGGATATCGGTATTTTAATTGTTGCCCTTGGCGGATTATTCAATTACCTGATGGGCTGGTATAGTATCTCGATAGGACGCAAACATAATTCCATCGCTTTAATAGCCGGAGGTAAACACCTTCAATCCGATACCTATTCTACCATCGGTCTGGTCTTGGGGCTTACGTTGCTCTATTTTACAAAACTGAGCTGGATCGATAGTGCTTTGGCCCTTATTTTTGGATCCATCATTGTGATAACCGGAGTCAATATTCTTCGCAAAACGGTAGCGACTCTGATGGATGAAGCCGATGTGCAGGTGCTTGAAAGCATGGTGAAGGCCATTTCAACGCACCGGAAGGATGATTGGATTGATATACATAATATGAAGACGATCAAATATGGGAGTCAGCTTTTTGTAGATTGCGATCTTACTTTGCCATGGTTCTATAATATTAATGAAAGTCATAAGGCCTGTGATGAACTAAAGGCTTTGCTTACCAGAGAGTTTTCGGGGAGGGTATTGGTTTCTATTCATTCGGATCCTTGCGATGCAAAACATTGCGAGCATTGTAAAGTGAAGGGATGCTTGTATAGGATAGAAGCATTTAGGGAAGAGCATGAACTTACACTGACCGAGCTTACGCAAACAGACGAAGATAGAAATGAATAATTCATAAAAAAAGCTGTAAATATTTTACAGCTTTTTTTATGTGAATCATCAGGAATCTTATTTACCCAACAAGTAACTGTCTATTTGTTTTACAAACTCTTCTCTAGGAAGAGCACCCGTTGCTTTTTGAGGTTTTCCCTTAACAGGTACAAAAAGG containing:
- a CDS encoding cation diffusion facilitator family transporter; this translates as MEEDLLKQRTQRWIVSLSVLILVGKFLAYYLTNSVGILTDAMESIVNVTAGFISLFSLYVSSKPKDKSHPFGHGKVELISASIEGILIMVAGLLIIYEAIKRLYEPTLISKLDIGILIVALGGLFNYLMGWYSISIGRKHNSIALIAGGKHLQSDTYSTIGLVLGLTLLYFTKLSWIDSALALIFGSIIVITGVNILRKTVATLMDEADVQVLESMVKAISTHRKDDWIDIHNMKTIKYGSQLFVDCDLTLPWFYNINESHKACDELKALLTREFSGRVLVSIHSDPCDAKHCEHCKVKGCLYRIEAFREEHELTLTELTQTDEDRNE